The Carassius gibelio isolate Cgi1373 ecotype wild population from Czech Republic chromosome B22, carGib1.2-hapl.c, whole genome shotgun sequence genome window below encodes:
- the LOC127988181 gene encoding pre-miRNA 5'-monophosphate methyltransferase, producing the protein MDTHVSHVNEEDSEDPGAAPYGNFINYYSFNPPENRLSLIPQTLLQNIGLGSERVLILDVGCNSGDLSVALYKHLLHEEASVSDFSKREVYLLGFDLDQDLILRAQNSNPLPQNIQFIPLDITDGAKSQAVLESHLGRFGCPRFHLCTCFAVTMWVHLNHGDEAFLSLLSRLASLCEFLLLEAQPWKCYRSAARRLRKLGRSDFDHFKTLEIRGDMAAHAREHLEKQCSMDLVQSFGNTSWDRSLLLFKRR; encoded by the exons ATGGATACTCACGTTTCCCATGTGAATGAAGAGGACAGCGAAGATCCTGGAGCTGCTCCTTATGGAAACTTCATCAATTATTACAGCTTCAACCCGCCAGAGAACCGCCTGAGTTTAATACCACAAACACTGCTGCAAAACATCGGCCTCGGCTCTGAACGCGTGTTAATCCTGGACGTGGGATGTAATTCAGGg GACTTGTCTGTTGCTCTCTACAAACATTTATTGCATGAGGAAGCCTCTGTAAGTGACTTTTCTAAAAGAGAAGTCTATCTACTCGGATTTGACCTGGACCAGGATTTAATCCTTCGGGCGCAAAACTCCAACCCCCTTCCCCAAAATATCCAGTTTATCCCCCTGGATATCACAGATGGTGCAAAGAGCCAGGCAGTGCTAGAGTCGCACCTGGGCAGGTTTGGCTGCCCCCGTTTCCACCTGTGCACCTGTTTTGCGGTGACTATGTGGGTGCATCTGAATCACGGAGACGAGGCGTTTCTGTCTCTCCTCTCCAGACTGGCGTCTCTCTGTGAGTTTCTGCTGCTGGAGGCGCAGCCGTGGAAGTGTTATCGCTCCGCTGCGCGCCGGTTACGCAAACTGGGCCGCAGTGACTTTGACCACTTCAAGACCCTTGAGATTCGAGGGGACATGGCTGCACATGCTAGAGAGCACTTGGAAAAGCAGTGCAGCATGGATTTGGTGCAGAGTTTCGGGAATACCTCATGGGACAGAAGTCTTCTGCTCTTCAAAAGACGATGA
- the LOC127988151 gene encoding keratin, type II cytoskeletal 8 — protein MSLRNKRISSSSSVRSSGKMGGYGYSSLSGISLGASAPSFSTSSAYLGPPIASVSVNKSLLAPLNLEIDPNIQMVRTKEKEQIKSLNNRFATFIDKVRFLEQQNKMLETKFELLQGQTPGRSNVEPMFDAYMANLRRQMDVVNNDRTKLDGELRNMQGLVEDFKHKYEDEINKRNNLENDFVILKKDVDSAYLVKADLEDKVGALTDEINFLRTIYDEELRELQASIKDTSVIVQMDNSRNLNMDHIVAEVKAQYEEIAAKSREEAESWYKSKFDQMSSQAIQYNDELRNTKGEIAEINRMISRLQSEIEAIKSQRANLENQIAEAEDRGEMTVKEAKGRIKDLEEALQRAKQDMARQLREYQELMNVKLALDIEIATYRKLLEGEEDRIGQQPVVNIQSVPNYSSKGMNGFQQNSSPSPKILIKTTETRNNTRFSTH, from the exons ATGAGTCTGAGAAACAAGCGCATCAGCTCCAGCAGCTCTGTGAGGAGCAGTGGGAAGATGGGAGGCTACGGCTACAGCAGTTTAAGTGGGATCTCCTTGGGAGCATCTGCCCCGAGCTTTAGCACCAGCTCTGCTTATCTGGGGCCACCCATCGCTAGCGTCTCGGTCAACAAGAGCCTGCTTGCGCCTCTCAACTTGGAGATCGACCCCAATATCCAAATGGTGCGCACCAAGGAGAAGGAGCAGATCAAGTCGCTGAACAACCGCTTTGCCACCTTCATCGACAAG GTGCGCTTCCTGGAGCAGCAGAATAAGATGCTGGAGACCAAGTTTGAGCTGCTGCAGGGCCAGACGCCGGGCCGCTCCAACGTTGAGCCCATGTTTGATGCTTACATGGCCAACTTGCGCAGACAGATGGACGTGGTCAACAATGACAGGACCAAACTGGACGGAGAGCTGAGGAACATGCAGGGACTGGTGGAGGACTTCAAACACAA ATATGAAGATGAGATCAACAAACGGAACAACCTGGAGAACGACTTTGTGATCCTGAAAAAG GATGTAGACTCTGCATACTTGGTGAAAGCTGATTTGGAGGACAAAGTTGGTGCCCTGACTGATGAGATCAACTTCCTGAGGACCATCTACGATGAG GAATTGCGTGAGCTGCAGGCCAGCATTAAAGACACGTCGGTCATTGTGCAAATGGACAACTCCCGAAACCTCAACATGGATCATATTGTGGCCGAAGTCAAGGCTCAATATGAGGAGATCGCAGCTAAGAGCCGCGAAGAGGCTGAATCCTGGTACAAGTCCAAG TTCGATCAGATGTCCTCTCAAGCCATTCAGTACAACGACGAACTGCGAAACACTAAAGGAGAGATTGCAGAGATCAACCGCATGATCAGCCGTCTGCAGAGCGAGATCGAGGCCATTAAATCCCAG CGCGCTAACCTGGAGAACCAGATAGCGGAGGCCGAGGATCGTGGCGAGATGACAGTGAAGGAGGCCAAAGGTCGTATTAAGGACTTGGAGGAGGCGCTTCAGAGAGCCAAGCAGGACATGGCTCGCCAGCTCCGCGAGTACCAGGAGCTCATGAATGTCAAGTTGGCTCTTGACATAGAGATCGCCACCTACAGGAAGCTGCTGGAAGGCGAGGAGGACAG GATTGGACAGCAGCCAGTTGTGAACATTCAGTCTGTTCCCAACTACA GTTCCAAAGGGATGAACGGGTTTCAGCAGAACAGCTCTCCATCACCTAAAATCCTGATCAAGACTACTGAAACCAGAAACAACACCAGATTCAGCACTCACTGA